Genomic window (Sphingobacteriales bacterium):
CTACTTTGCAATCGGTATGGCAGCAGCAATACCCGAATTTGGAGTGTATTGTGGTGGACGGCGGCAGCACAGACGAAACCATCAGTATTTTGCAGCGATATGCCCGATATTTTAAACATTTGATTATCGAAAAAGACGGCGGACAGTCGGAGGCTATCAACAAGGGTTTGCGGCTGGCAAGCGGCGACCTCGTGAATTGGCTCAACAGCGATGATTTATTGTACGAAGGAGCTTTGATGCGAGTAGCGCAATGGTACAATACCTCACAACGCCACGAAATATTATGTTACGGTGGAACGGTGGAGTTCGGCGACCACATCAGAAATCGCCTGCGTTTTGGACACACACAAGGGCTGCCGCACCGCTATTTTGCGGGGAGTTGTTTTCCTCAGCCGACGGCATTTTTCAAGCGCGAAGCTCTGGCAACACTCGGCGGTTTAGATGAGGATTTGCATTTTACAATGGATTTTGATTGGTATGTACGGCTTTTTTTGCAATACGACTTTGCTCCTTTGAAACATTTGCTTTCGTGGACTCGTTTTCACCCAGAAGCCAAAACAGTAGGCAGATTCAATGAGTATGCAAGCCGACCGCAACCGCATTTTTCGCAACTATTGCACAGCTTACCCCACACAAAATTATATACAACAACTGCAGCATTTTCAGTTGTATCAGTCGCCCGCAAGTACCTACATCGTCTGCAAAACATTCAGCCCTGAAGACATTGAGCAGATATTTTTACTTTTTCTTACCGATACCGCTATTTTTAAACTCCTCAATTACGATACTGCCTCCTGCCGTCAGATTATTCTTATCTTGAATAAAAATAAAGACTTTTATCGCTGTTTTCAACTGTATAAACTGAATTGCCTGCACACCTCAACGGCAAACTGAGGCGGTATTTTTAAAATATTGCACTTAAATTTTTATGCTTGCTCCTTGCAATATATCTTTGCGGCTCCTTAATTTATATAGGCTGAATAAAAATACACGCTTATCGGTTTTATGAAAACTTCTTTTAAAAAAATAATTGGATTTTTGATATTACTGCTGCTGCTGTTGGCAGGTGTGGCTTTTTTTATGGGCTATCGCCTGTTGTACGCGCCCAATACACATACTTCGGATAGCAAGCCGCAGTCTTTGTATGTGCCGCGCAACAGCACTTTTGAAACTTTAATGGATAGCTTGGAGCGCAAGCAATTATTAAAAGATGAAAAGTCTTTTCGCCGCCTCGCCCGCCTGATGAAATTTGACAGCAACGTGAAGTCGGGGCATTATCTCATTGCCGATGCGATGAGCAATCGCTCCCTTATCCAAAAATTGCGCAGCGGCAGTCAGGATCCCGTGTCGCTCACCCTCGACCATATCCGCAGCCTAAGCGATTGGAGCAAAGCAGTAGCAGCACAAACAGACATCAATGCCGCCACACTCGACAGCCTTTTACAAGACAGCCTTTTTTTGGCAACTACTTATCAGCGCACCCCTGACAATGTTATGACGATGCTCATACCCAACACCTACGAAATATATTGGAATATATCGCCCAATAAATTGTTGGATAAAATGCAGGGTGTGTATGAGAAATTCTGGACAAAGGAGCGTCTGCAAAAAGCAGAAAATCAAAAAATGACCCAAATGGAAGTGCTTACGCTCGCATCTATTGTAGAAGAAGAAGCCTACCACAACGAAGAAAAAGAAAAAATAGCCGGTGTATATCTGAATCGCTTGCGCAAAGGCTGGCCCTTGCAAGCCGACCCCACCGTCCGCTTTGCCGTAGGCAATTTTGACCTCAAGCGCATCACTTCGGAGCACCTTTCCATTGATTCGCCCTACAATACTTATAAATACGCCGGATTGCCGCCCACGCCCATTCGTTTTCCTTCGCAGCGCGCCATTGATGCCGTACTCAACGCCGAAGAACACGACTATTATTTTTTCTGTGCCAAAGAAGATTTTTCAATGTATCACAACTTTGCCACCACTTATGATGAGCATATCCTCAATGCACAGCGTTATCGCCGTGCTTTGGACAGCAAAAATATACGTTAGAATCGCACTTATCAGGCAGGTGTTGTTTTTTTTATCCCCTTTATTTTATAGCAAAATATTGAAAAAACAACCTATATTTGTGGCAGTACGGGTGGAATATAGATGGTTTCGGCATACAATTTGATTTTTACCGACACAATACATACTTTTACCGACTTAATTTTTTAGCTAAAAAAGTGTGAAGTACATTTGTGATGTTCATTTGATTTATTCATTTTAATAAATTCAAAATTATCGCATTTAACAGATACCTCTTTTTGTAAGCTAATTAATTTATTCTTAAACATTTTAAAAAAAACATTTTAAAAAATGCGCAAATTATTGTTTGTAAGCTTAATTGCTTCTGTAGCATTTATGTCTTCTTGCCAAAAAGAGGAGTTTAGCGGTCAAAGTTTAGCAGCTGCCGCTGTTGCCGATTATTCAACTTCTGAAGTTGGTAAAAAAGCAACCCCGATTGATATAGCCACTTTGCCGGCTGCTGTTACGGATTATATTACTGCCAACTATGCCGGTACAACTATCCAGCATGCAGCAGTTACGGATGACGGCAGCTATATCGTAGCCGTATCTGCCGGAACAGGTAAACCGACTATTTTGATTTTTGATGCCAACGGTGTTTTTGTAGAAGAAGGCAAACCACACGGCAACGGACAAGGCAATGGCGGCAACCACCCTCCAAAACCTACTCCGATTGATGTAGCTACTTTGCCGACAGCTGTTACAGATTATGTAGCTGCCAATTATGCAGGTGCTACTGTTGAACACGCCGCAGTTACTGATAATGGAAACTTTATAGTAGCAGTATCTACCGGAACAGGTAAACCGACTATTTTGGTTTTTGATGCCAACGGCGTTTTCTTACAAGAGGGCAAACCACATTTCGGTGGTGGCAACGGACAAGGCAATGGCGGCAACCACCCTCCAAAACCTACTCCGATTGATGTAACTACCTTGCCGGCAGCCGTTACAGACTATGTAGCTGCCAATTATGCAGGTGCTACGGTTTCAAATGCAGCAGTTGCCGATAACGGAAACTTTATCGTAGCCGTATCTACCGGAACAGGCAAACCGACTATTTTGATTTTTGATGCCAACGGCGTTTTCTTACAAGAAGGCAAACCACACTTTGGCGGTGCTAACCACCCAAAGCCTACTCCGATTGATATAGCTACTTTGCCCGCTACCGTTACAGATTATGTAGCTGCCAACTATGCAGGAAGCACTATTGACAAAGCCGGTGTTACAGAAGCAGGTGAATATGTAGTAGTAGTGGTAGATAGCGAAGGCAAAAAAAACAGTATTGTTGTTTGGTGCTGACGGTACTTTTATCAAAGAATTGAAAAAGGACATTAATCATCATTTTTGATGTAAATAATAATATTAGGATTTTATATCCAAACCCGCCGATGGTTGAAATAACTATCGGCGGTTTTTTTTATTGCCTTTGACAATTTTAATTGCGGCTGTTTTGAAAATTGACTTTGATATTTTGGTGGTACTAAACTTTGAATGATAATCATATTAGAATAAATCGTCAATAAATGAGCGTTGGCATTTGCAATTAATTAAATATAAGAATTTTCTAAAACCCCTAATAGATTAACAAATGAGATATTGGGAGGGGAAACAAAGTTGGCAGTAAGATACAAAAAAGGAATTTTTATCGCTACTTTTGTGTTTTCGTTGCATATCATTGCAACACATACAACAAAAAAAAACAATTCAACGCTTGTGAGCGACAATATTATTTTTCATCCGCAATTACAAGTATGCCAAACGCAAGTGGCAACTATTTTCCGCCATTTGCGCCGCATTACACAAAATATAGGCAATGAAGCGATGAGCCGCACCGTAGAAGATATTGCTTCCAAACTCGGCGAGCCTTTTTTGTTTGTGATTGTAGGCGAAGTGAAAGCGGGAAAAAGCAGTTTTATCAATGCGCTGTTGGGGACGGGCAAGGATATATGCAAAGTAGCTCCCGACCCCTGCACCGATACTGTGCAGCAAATTGTATATGGAGCGCAGGAAGAAACTTTTTCTATTACGCCGCACCTCAAAAAAATAACGCTGCCCGTAGAAATCCTCAAACACATCGCTATTGTGGATACGCCGGGTACGAACACCATTTCGGCACAACATCAGGAAATTACGGAGCGTTTTGTGCCGCACAGCGACCTCATCGTTTTTGTATTTGAAGCCAAAAATCCTTATCGCCAGTCGGCGTGGGAGTTTTTTGATTTTATTCATCAGGAGTGGCACAAAAAAGTGATTTTTGTATTGCAGCAAGCCGATTTGATGAACCCCGACGACTTGGAAATCAACCGGCAGGGCGTTATCAAACAGGCACAAAGCAAGGGCATCGCCGACCCGAAAGTATTTGCGGTATCGGCAAAAATGGAACAGGAGGGCTACGCACTCCATAGCGGTTTTCAGGCTTTGCGTGCTTATATTTACGACAATATCACGGGCGGCAACAGCTACAAAATGAAGTTGGAGAGCAATATTGCCACGGGCAAGCGCATTCTAAACTCGGTGGAAGACGGCATTGCTGTGCGCCGCCAACAATGGCAAGCCGACCAACAATTTCGCAACGAAATCCACAGTGCTATGGACGAGCAGGAGCAAAAATCGTATCAGCGCATTGATGAAATGGTGAAAGATTTATTGCAGGATTACGACCGCATCACCACCAACACGCGCCACGAATTTGCCGAAGGTCTAAATTTTTTCAGTTTGGCAGGTCGTTCTTTTAAATCTTTGTTTTCGTCGAATGAGCAGAGCGTGAAAGAGTGGCTCGGTGACCTGACGCGCCGTATGGAAAAAGAATTGCAAAATAATTTTCAGGCGAAATTAGAAAGCCGTATGACGGATATTTCGGAGAGCATCAAGCAGATGGTGAAAATAGTGGAATTGAAGATGCAAACCACAAAAACGGTACTTACGCCCAACCACGAAATTTTTGGCGATATTGCCGAAAAACGCCAAGATGCCATCAAAGCCATTCAGCGCAATTACACGCAATTTGTGAGCGAAACGGAAAATTTTGTGGACAAACAATTGTTTCCGACCGCATCCAATTACGCGCCCAACATTGCGGCGGGCGGCGGCTTGGCATTGGTGGGTGCTATCCTCACCGCCTCATCAAAAGCGATGGTATTTGATGTAACCGGTGGTATTATTACGGCGTTGGGTTTGTCGCTGGCAGGAGCTACTTTGTTGTTTCAACGCCGCAAAGTACTCCATGCTTTTGATGCCGAAATTACAAAAGGGCGCAACGCTTTAAAAATGGTGCTCGACGAACAGGTAAAAGAATATACCCGCAAAATAAAAATGCGTTTAGACCATAATTTTGACCCTTTGGATATTCATTTAAAACAAGAAAGCGAAAGTTTGGCTAATTTGGAACAGGAAGTAAAAACGATAGAAGAAAACATGCTGCAAGCCAACGATTGTTTGATGCAATCTTTGGTATAAAAAAAACAAGCAGAATGAAGTAATTAAAAATGAATATAAAAAGGTGTTGCTTGTATGATAGAAATAAAAAACATAAGAAAATCATTTGACGATAAAGAAGTGCTGAAAGGCATCAGCACTATTTTTGAAGCCGGAAAAACCAGCCTGATTATTGGGGCGAGCGGTTCAGGAAAAACCGTATTTATGAAATGTATGATAGGCTTGTTGTCGCCGGATTCGGGCGATATACTGTATAGCGGCAGGTCGTTGGCAAAAATCAACAAAAATGAAAAAAAACAACTTCGCCAAGAAATCGGCATGTTGTTTCAAGGCTCTGCCTTATTTGATTCGCTCACGGTGGAGCAAAATGTGATGTTTCCTTTGGAAATGTTTACCGAAATGACGTACAGCGAAAAATTGGAGCGCGTAAACCATGTGCTGCAACGGGTAAATTTGGTCAATGCGAACCACAAGTTTCCCTCAGAAATCAGTGGCGGTATGATGAAGCGGGTGGGTATCGCCCGCGCCATCGTGATGCAGCCCAAATACCTGTTTTGTGACGAGCCCAACTCCGGTCTTGACCCGCAAACCGCCATCACCATAGACGAACTCATCAGCGAAATAACCCACGAATTTGGTATCACCACCATCGTCAATACCCACGATATGAACTCGGTAATGAGCATGGGCGAAAAAATCCTGTTTTTGTGGAAAGGCGAAAAACACTGGGAAGGCAGCAACAAAGAAGTATTGCACAGCGATGATGAAGAGTTGGAAAACTTTATTTTTGCCAGTGATTTTCTCAAACAACTCAAAAAAGGGGTGGTGTTATAAAAAAATAAAATAAGACAGATTTGTCGCCTGGCCTGTTATTTGTTGTAGCCAATAAGTTTGTTATACCTCATTGTAGGCGCGCGACACCAAAACAATAGACAATATGATAAATGAAGTAAAAATTATTGGCGCGATGAAAAACATAATGTAGAAAGAAACAATAGAATTTTACTGACCGACAGAATAAAAAAAATAAAATATAAAAATTAAAAAATATGAAACCTTGTCCAATTTGTAAATCACAATATGGTTACTCAATAGGAAACGAGTTATATAATTGTCCTGATTGTGGAAATGAGTGGAATCCCGATGAAGTCATTGAACAACCAGAACGCGAAAAAATTTTTGATTCCAATGGCAATGAACTCCAAAACGGAGATAGTGTAGTTGTGATAAAAAATCTACCTGTAAAAGGTTCTTCTAAACCTATTAAAGCAGGAACAAAAGTTAAAAATATCCGATTAAACTTTAATAGTGACCATAACATTGATTGTAAGATTGATGAGTTTGGCTCAATGGCGTTAAAATCCGAATTTGTTCGAAAGGCATAGAGCATTATAAACAGCCTATACGAATGAATGAATCTTTTTTATTTATACTATTTTGCTAGCAAAAAACAAATATTATTTTTTTAGCAGTATTTAGTGCATAAAAAGTTGTACCTTTGCACCCTGCCCACGAATAACAAGGCAAGTTGTAAGCCTTTTGTAGGTAATTATACTAAAATCGTCCGACAAATACACGACAAACGAATTATTTTAGTATCAGTATTATTATTTTCCCCGCTGCTTCAGACCATACAACATCTTTCCAGCTTACATATTTTAAAATTTATAATGGCATTTAACAAATTAGAAATTGTTGCCCCTATTTTGAGGGCATTACATCAAGAAGGATATATCGCACCAACTCCCATTCAGGCACAAGCCATACCACTGATTTTGGAAGGAAAAGATTTATTGGGTTGCGCGCAAACAGGCACCGGAAAAACAGCCGCTTTTGCCATACCCATACTACAATTGATATACACAAAAAAAACGACCAGCAAACATATCCATACTTTGATACTGACCCCTACCCGAGAATTGGCAGTACAAATAGGAAAAAGTTTTGAAGCTTACGGAAAACATACCAAAATTACACAGGCTGTGATTTTTGGTGGAGTGTCGCAAGCACCTCAAACCAATTTGATAAAACGCGGTGTTGATGTTCTCATCGCAACCCCCGGTCGTTTATTAGATTTAATGAAACAGGGTTTTATTGATTTGGCACAGATTGAAATGTTTGTTTTAGATGAGGCAGACAGAATGTTGGATATGGGATTTGTGAATGATGTAAAAAAAATAATTACAAAATTACCCGAAAACCGCCAAACGCTCTTTTTTAGTGCCACCATGCCCCCCGAAATACAAAGCCTGGCGAATCAATTATTAAAAAACCCTTCAAAAGTTGAAGTAACACCCGTTTCAAGTACCGTTGATACCATTGCACAGAGCTTGTATTATGTAAATAAAGTGGATAAATCTGGTTTATTATTGCATCTGTTGGAGGATATTGCTATAAAAACAGCCTTGGTGTTTACAAAAACAAAACATGGAGCAGACAAAATAGTAAAAATATTGCGAAAAGCAAATATTGAATCCGCAGCAATACATGGCAATAAATCTCAAAATGCCCGACAACAGGCTCTGACCAATTTTAAAACAGGGGATATAAGGGTATTGGTAGCTACGGATATTGCGGCTCGTGGTATTGATATAGATAAATTATCGCATGTTATCAATTTTGAACTACCCAATGTGCCCGAAACTTATGTGCATAGAATTGGCAGAACCGGACGTGCAGGTAATACAGGAATTGCTATTTCTTTTTGTGATATGGAAGAGAGGGGCGAATTGAAGGATATTCAAAAAGTAATTGCTAAAAGCATACCCGTAATCGCAGAACATCCATTTAGTAAAAATGTAACAACGCTTCCGCTTGTCGGCAATGCCGCACAGCCGTCTGCTCAAAGGCAGGCAAGTGGACAAAAAAGTCGTAATTATCATTTTTCCTCAAAAAGAAGAAATAGAACGAGTGTGTAATAGAGATTAGGGCTATAATGGAACAATGTAAATTGATTTTGTTTCGGTACTTATAGCTTTATAAAAAAATATAGCGCAAAATACACCCTTTACAGAGAGACTTTTTAATGAAAGTCTCTCTGTATTATTTTATGCCATTCTCAAAATCTGAAATACGCTTCCGTATATGCTGCGGCACAGTAACAGAGATTTGTTGCTCATAATCAAAGCACACCATAATCGTGCTGCCATCGGCAATGAGTTGTAGCTGCTGCTGTGCATCGGGGGCAGTAATGGCATACTGCAACTCAAAACTTTTATTACCTATATGCGAACAACGCAGCGCGATTTGTGCCGTTTGCACAAAAAACAAAGGGCGGCGGTAATTCACGGTTGCTTTCGCCAAAATCAAACCGTCTTTTTTCCAGTCCCATTGGCAGGCGGCGGCAAAATAACCCACCCGTGCTTCTTCAAAATAAGTGAGATAAACGGCATTGTTGGCGTGTCCCAACTCATCTAAATCGCTCCAACGCATTGCCAAAGGCTGCTGATAGCGAAACAAAGAAAAATCAATCTGGCTCATATATACACAAAGGTATAACTGTTTTTTTTATAAAAGAACCGAAACCTTTGTCCGGTACTTTCTACAAAAATGTTTTTTTATTACTACATTTGCCTCCTTATATAGATTGGTTTTTTTTATACACAGTTCATATTTTTTATTCAACTATGCTCATCATCGGAATAGCGGGCGGCTCAGGCTCCGGAAAAACAACAGTAGTACGCCGTATCGTGGAACGGCTGCCTGCCGACCAAGTAGTCGTGATACCGCAGGATAATTACTACCGCGACAATAGCCACCTGCCTTTGGAAGAGCGCAGAATGCTCAATTACGACCACCCTTCCGCCATCGAATTTAATTTGCTGATAGAGCACCTGAAAAAAATCAAAAAAGGCGAAAGCATAGAAATGCCACTGTATTCGTACATCACCCATGCACGCCTGCCCGAAACCATTTCTATATCGCCGAAATCAGTGATTATTGTGGAGGGGATTATGTTGTTTGTAGAAGAAAAATTGCGAAAATTATTGGATATTAAAGTATTCGTACACGCCGACTCCGACGACCGCCTTATGCGCCGTATTCGCCGTGATACTGCCGAGCGCGGGCGCGATTTGTCCGAAACCCTCAATCAATACGCCGAAACGGTGCAACCGATGCACCTCCAATTCATTGAACCCACTAAACGCTACGCCGACATTATTTTGCCCATGGGCGGACAAAATGATGTAGCGATTGATATGTTGGTGGCGCGTATCAATATGAAATTGCAGCAAGATCATTAAATCGTTTTTTTATCATAAAACAAATTGAAA
Coding sequences:
- a CDS encoding glycosyltransferase; translation: MADHYPTISLIIPSFNQGKYLEATLQSVWQQQYPNLECIVVDGGSTDETISILQRYARYFKHLIIEKDGGQSEAINKGLRLASGDLVNWLNSDDLLYEGALMRVAQWYNTSQRHEILCYGGTVEFGDHIRNRLRFGHTQGLPHRYFAGSCFPQPTAFFKREALATLGGLDEDLHFTMDFDWYVRLFLQYDFAPLKHLLSWTRFHPEAKTVGRFNEYASRPQPHFSQLLHSLPHTKLYTTTAAFSVVSVARKYLHRLQNIQP
- the mltG gene encoding endolytic transglycosylase MltG, with product MKTSFKKIIGFLILLLLLLAGVAFFMGYRLLYAPNTHTSDSKPQSLYVPRNSTFETLMDSLERKQLLKDEKSFRRLARLMKFDSNVKSGHYLIADAMSNRSLIQKLRSGSQDPVSLTLDHIRSLSDWSKAVAAQTDINAATLDSLLQDSLFLATTYQRTPDNVMTMLIPNTYEIYWNISPNKLLDKMQGVYEKFWTKERLQKAENQKMTQMEVLTLASIVEEEAYHNEEKEKIAGVYLNRLRKGWPLQADPTVRFAVGNFDLKRITSEHLSIDSPYNTYKYAGLPPTPIRFPSQRAIDAVLNAEEHDYYFFCAKEDFSMYHNFATTYDEHILNAQRYRRALDSKNIR
- a CDS encoding PepSY-like domain-containing protein, coding for MRKLLFVSLIASVAFMSSCQKEEFSGQSLAAAAVADYSTSEVGKKATPIDIATLPAAVTDYITANYAGTTIQHAAVTDDGSYIVAVSAGTGKPTILIFDANGVFVEEGKPHGNGQGNGGNHPPKPTPIDVATLPTAVTDYVAANYAGATVEHAAVTDNGNFIVAVSTGTGKPTILVFDANGVFLQEGKPHFGGGNGQGNGGNHPPKPTPIDVTTLPAAVTDYVAANYAGATVSNAAVADNGNFIVAVSTGTGKPTILIFDANGVFLQEGKPHFGGANHPKPTPIDIATLPATVTDYVAANYAGSTIDKAGVTEAGEYVVVVVDSEGKKNSIVVWC
- a CDS encoding dynamin family protein; the protein is MSDNIIFHPQLQVCQTQVATIFRHLRRITQNIGNEAMSRTVEDIASKLGEPFLFVIVGEVKAGKSSFINALLGTGKDICKVAPDPCTDTVQQIVYGAQEETFSITPHLKKITLPVEILKHIAIVDTPGTNTISAQHQEITERFVPHSDLIVFVFEAKNPYRQSAWEFFDFIHQEWHKKVIFVLQQADLMNPDDLEINRQGVIKQAQSKGIADPKVFAVSAKMEQEGYALHSGFQALRAYIYDNITGGNSYKMKLESNIATGKRILNSVEDGIAVRRQQWQADQQFRNEIHSAMDEQEQKSYQRIDEMVKDLLQDYDRITTNTRHEFAEGLNFFSLAGRSFKSLFSSNEQSVKEWLGDLTRRMEKELQNNFQAKLESRMTDISESIKQMVKIVELKMQTTKTVLTPNHEIFGDIAEKRQDAIKAIQRNYTQFVSETENFVDKQLFPTASNYAPNIAAGGGLALVGAILTASSKAMVFDVTGGIITALGLSLAGATLLFQRRKVLHAFDAEITKGRNALKMVLDEQVKEYTRKIKMRLDHNFDPLDIHLKQESESLANLEQEVKTIEENMLQANDCLMQSLV
- a CDS encoding ATP-binding cassette domain-containing protein, producing the protein MIEIKNIRKSFDDKEVLKGISTIFEAGKTSLIIGASGSGKTVFMKCMIGLLSPDSGDILYSGRSLAKINKNEKKQLRQEIGMLFQGSALFDSLTVEQNVMFPLEMFTEMTYSEKLERVNHVLQRVNLVNANHKFPSEISGGMMKRVGIARAIVMQPKYLFCDEPNSGLDPQTAITIDELISEITHEFGITTIVNTHDMNSVMSMGEKILFLWKGEKHWEGSNKEVLHSDDEELENFIFASDFLKQLKKGVVL
- a CDS encoding alkylphosphonate utilization protein, whose protein sequence is MKPCPICKSQYGYSIGNELYNCPDCGNEWNPDEVIEQPEREKIFDSNGNELQNGDSVVVIKNLPVKGSSKPIKAGTKVKNIRLNFNSDHNIDCKIDEFGSMALKSEFVRKA
- a CDS encoding DEAD/DEAH box helicase — its product is MAFNKLEIVAPILRALHQEGYIAPTPIQAQAIPLILEGKDLLGCAQTGTGKTAAFAIPILQLIYTKKTTSKHIHTLILTPTRELAVQIGKSFEAYGKHTKITQAVIFGGVSQAPQTNLIKRGVDVLIATPGRLLDLMKQGFIDLAQIEMFVLDEADRMLDMGFVNDVKKIITKLPENRQTLFFSATMPPEIQSLANQLLKNPSKVEVTPVSSTVDTIAQSLYYVNKVDKSGLLLHLLEDIAIKTALVFTKTKHGADKIVKILRKANIESAAIHGNKSQNARQQALTNFKTGDIRVLVATDIAARGIDIDKLSHVINFELPNVPETYVHRIGRTGRAGNTGIAISFCDMEERGELKDIQKVIAKSIPVIAEHPFSKNVTTLPLVGNAAQPSAQRQASGQKSRNYHFSSKRRNRTSV
- a CDS encoding acyl-CoA thioesterase; protein product: MSQIDFSLFRYQQPLAMRWSDLDELGHANNAVYLTYFEEARVGYFAAACQWDWKKDGLILAKATVNYRRPLFFVQTAQIALRCSHIGNKSFELQYAITAPDAQQQLQLIADGSTIMVCFDYEQQISVTVPQHIRKRISDFENGIK
- the udk gene encoding uridine kinase, whose protein sequence is MLIIGIAGGSGSGKTTVVRRIVERLPADQVVVIPQDNYYRDNSHLPLEERRMLNYDHPSAIEFNLLIEHLKKIKKGESIEMPLYSYITHARLPETISISPKSVIIVEGIMLFVEEKLRKLLDIKVFVHADSDDRLMRRIRRDTAERGRDLSETLNQYAETVQPMHLQFIEPTKRYADIILPMGGQNDVAIDMLVARINMKLQQDH